The stretch of DNA gctatatattttttcttgccCTCTGGTGGGAACTTGTTAAAACTACACATGTTTCTGTAGAGAAAAACGTTGCATAGATCAGGAAcgtttaataaattattattcagTAAACAAAATTGACCCATGAAAGAATCAATATAATCCTTTAGCAGTTTACCTTCTTTGGGTTTTGAAGTTATTAAAACTGGCCCAAAGTGATCTGTAAAACTATAATTTTCTGTGCTTAATCAAAAActtgacatttattttggagataaaaacataaaagtataGAGGGGTGCCAGTGTTATTCCTGCAAAACTAATTGGGCATCTACAAGTTGACTTAAAGCTAAGCCAGGACTTTTTTAGGACAGTGTCCTCCTTGATTGATTCATACCTACACAAAGTTTTCTTCTCCTGTCTTTGgattgatttaaagttattcCAAACAATACCTAAAACATGATTACAACttagttttacatttacagtGGTCCATTGATGATTGTGAGAGGTCTAAATTAGTTtgtgttgaggtttttttttaatggtcttCACACTTGTTTACAGACAATGATCAGATCAGAAAGCAACAGCAGAAGAAAGATGATCGTCCTTCTTCAGCTTTCTCTTCTTCAGCTTTCTCTTCTTCACATAGGAATAGCAGGACGTCCTGCTTCTCAGCACAAGTATGAGATTACATTTTACTCTGTTCATTTGGTTGTTGGTGCTTTGCAAAACAATATTGTATGACTTTAAACTTGCTCCCTTCCTCAACTCTTGATAAAATGCATCTTTCATTTATCTGAGCAGTATGGTGAGAACCCCTACCACTTCTCAAGAAGCTCCATCGTCGCCTCCACCCCGAGATTAAACAGCTCCGTCAATGCCAAGGACATTGTTTACCCATCCTGTTCAGTCAATTCCCATTACGCGCGCCCGTCATCAGAGAGAAGATACCGAAGCCCTGACACAACTTTTCAAAGAAAGCAGTCCACATGTTCGCTGGTAGCTTCAAGAGATCAGGGTTGCTACAACACCTTCCAGGATCCTGTGAAGAAGACGTACAGTGGAGACTTGCTCGAAAAACATTCCCAGCACTTTACCCAAGAGAAACCATTTACTCCCAAGACCCTGAAGTCAGATAAGAGTTCATACCTGTCAAGATATCGCTACTACAGAGGACCACAGATTAAATCATCTCAGGATGACAGCAACTCAAAACTGTTACGTGGAGAGACAGTTGGTCAAAGGTactttaaatgaagaaaataatttcttaagtAATCTAATAGTGACTTAaatacagtgctttgcaaaattattaaactttttcacattttgtaacattagaaccacaaactttaatgtgtttttgtaggTTTTATTGCAATAGACTAACCCAATAttgtgcataattatgaagtggaagaaaaattatacatagTGTTAAAAAaacgcaataaaaaaaatctgacaagtGTGACATGCACTTGTCAGATTGCATGTCACTCTGACAAGCAATTGACCTTTTCACCCCTAAATTCAATCCTTTGCGTGCAATTGCCTTAGGAAGTCATCTAATTGTTACTAgtctgtctgtgtgtaatttaataaatatagtTGGTTTCTGAAGGTCTTCAAGGTTTCTAGGAAAACCTTTGTCAATAAACAACATCATAAGGACAAAGGGGATGTAAAATTAGATCTAAATCCTACTCATAATCTGGCATcgtttgaaaactgatgttcagaAAAGCTCTCCAAGCAATCAGACAGCGACTGTGttcttacataaaaaataatgggTAAAACGTATTGTGAACTTCTCAATTATGCCTCTCGTAGTGTTAGCacaaaaaaatagtcaaatataTTAACGTTTGTGGTTGAAgttgtataaaatatgaaaaaggcTCATTGGGTTTTATACAATTTTTCTATAGATGTAATTTTTTGTCTTACCATCtgtataattgtttttttctttttatgcagCTCAGACCACAAGGAATACACTGAAAAACCTGATGGCCCGTCCCAGGtaagtttaaatatttgatattgAAGAGAAATTTGTCCTTGAGGGTCAGTGCAACACAAAGTTTAGGTGGCTCTCTGGTCCTACACTCCTGCGTCAAATAGATGACATACCTTTTAGCATGGGATCAGAGTCCTGCTTATGACCTGATTAATTTGATTCCAGTCCGATGGACCAGAGACGCAggtaaaagttgcaggattcCAGCACCTGAGGACTGGGGTGTGTGACACCGCCCAGTAAATAATGTCCTCAACTTAACtcctttgtttatttgtgtttaaggGCTatgaaatctttttaaaaatccttttttcttaaaagtaacttttatgatttattgaaaataaattcatgaaCCAATGCTATTGCTAGTGATTCTGttcttaatgtgtttttttttctttatcaccCTCTTGTTGAGTGGGTCATGAAAAATCTGTGCTGGCTGCGTTTCTCAACAATGTCTTGTGGTGAAAtatcagagaaaaacaaagcagaaaccTTTAAGATAAATACTTTCCACAACAGAGATGAGTTATAATGAAATCTTGcctgttttcatttcctgttcTGCCTTGTTTTACAGGAATATTCCACAGAGCACGAATGGTCTGAAGATGAGGTCACTGGTTCTTACTTACCACCATTACAACATGAGCATAAAATGAAAAGCAGGGACAATTCTTTCTTTGACTCCTCATCCAGGTGAAACAATGCAGTAGGTTAGACATGTAGCATTTGTTTTAGATGTTATCTAGATAAGTTGACAAAAAGTTCAAGTATACTTGTGTCCTGCTTTTGTAGGTTCTCTCCAGAAGTTGGAAAGTCCCCTATTAGAAGCCGTATTTTGGCCGAGTAAGTTCCCCTTGGTATCCAAACAGACGAGgtttagacaaaaaaagaatatttacacACAATTTACAAGCGTGGCCAAATAATAATACTTTACCAAAATacaaactgtaaagaaaatcaacacctttaattaaaatgtttctatttgtttGGCAACAGAGAAGAAGAATTGCTGTACCTTGAATTCATTTCTTCTGTGACTGAGGACATCCTGTCCAGGGGCCACATCTCTGACaggtttctttttaatttactttgcCACAAATATATATTCccttgaaaatgtatttattaccCTTGACCTTTATTAGACTTTGTCCCATTACAATCACTAAGTATTTCATTGGGGTTGTATATGATGGACACaaagcacaaaataaacacataaaggaaagaattgtgaagtggaaggaaagggACGCAAGGTTTTCAAAATTTGTTCTAATAGAGATTAGGAAAGCATGGCATGCATTTATGTTCAGCCCCTTTGAGTTAATACTTTGTTGAACCATCTATTACTGCAATTAGAGCTGGAAGTCTGTTGTCTGTATTTAGATGGAATAAAGAACATCTGTAAACACAAATTTTCAAGATCTGTTAAAGATTTTAACTTTAAGTATAAACTTTGACTGAACTGTAGTAATACATGGAAATTATTTGATTTGAGCTGCTCCTATTTTATCTCTGAATGTATGTTTAGGACCAAGTCCTGCTTCAATGTGGGGATGTTGCTTTTAAGGTGATGACATAGTGTTTTACATGTTGggcaaaaagttcagttttggttcCATCTGACTGGAGCATCTTCTTCCCTACATGGCATGTGACAAACTGCAAACGGTCTAATAAAACAATTACTTTCTCGTTGCTGCTCATccataaaagtcagatttggGAAATACATTAATAATAACTGTTCTGTCAATGGATTCCTCTACCCAAGCCTTGGATCTCTGGATCTCCTCCATAGTTACTGTGACCCTCTTGGCTACTTCCCTGTTTAATGTTCGCTAAGCCTGGCCTGTCATTAGAGGTGGCAATATGTTTTTGTGGTTTGCAGCTGTGCCATAACCTTTCCATTTCCTGTTGATGAATTAAACAGTTCTCTGTGAGACACCAAAGGTTTGGGAAATCTTCTTGAAACTTAAACTTCCTTTAAACCACTACATATAATTATCCCTGAACCTTTTGGTGTTTTCTGACAACAGTTATAGACATTCATAAAACCTCCTTCATCTTCATGACAGATGtcatgttatgtttatgacagtgtcatgtcagtcttatgcacaccctgtcaaataaagtgttacccaatttgttttctaaaaaaaatctcagactCTGCCAGAAGGGCTGGATTTgtactgagattaaataatgGTGTATTCTCTTTGTTCTGGGAAGTTGAATTTTCCAAAATCTCAGCCagaaaaaacatcaagaaaGCTCCCTGAAGTTGGAATTTTGGGTGGGGAAAAAGTCATAATGCTAAGCAAACCTGAATTTATGACCTAGTATGGGTTTGCGCCTAGAGAATATAAGAAATATGTTCTCTAAGTTTAATGTTGCCAATTTAACCAGTGGAAAGATGCTCCTTTTGTGTTTCAAAGCTTAAAACTGagagaaatatgtttttggtttgtATTGCTAACAGTGGTTGCTAACAAGAGTGTAAACTTACACTCTCAACTAAAGAGTTCTGACTTCCAAGAAAACTTGAACATGGCAGCATAGTTGAACTGGACTTCATTTTGGGGTATTACAGTAAAAaggactgaaaacaaatgcgcagtattttatttgagaaagaaaaagttttgtaAACCATGTATGAATATGGGATGGATTTTTCATCTTGGATGATAGCTGGATGGATATAGAAGTCTCATTTTATTGATTGGTGATTGTTAAATTGAAGATCTATCAGTTTGATAGAATATGTAGagtttaatatatttatgtttttgaaaggATGCTCAATCGGGTGATGAATCGACATATTGAAATGAATCTGCATCGGCTTGATGAGGTAACTGTATAGCTTAAAtaatatatcaaatatgttaaataagtaTTGTTTACTGCTTAAGAAGATCCTCCTATGCTTATTTTTTCAGGGTAAAATGCGCCATCTTCTGGAAGTGTTGAGTAATGAGTTTGAGGAACCATTCGACATATCCACCTCAACTAAAGTCCCTCTGAAACATGGGAAAGCTTTACTTGATTctgtattttcacattttaaatttgggcCTAAGCCAGTAGAGACTAAAGAAGACGATGACGTCATTACTCATGCCTTACAAATTAATCATCCTGATTTGTCAGATTATGACGATCTTTCATGGGTTTCTACACGCCCATGCTCTCCTGTAAGAACTGCTTCTTCAACCAAAACAAGGGCAGAGGATGAGAAGAAAGAgaatgatgaagaaggtgttggcTTAAAGTTTTGTAGTGGTGATCTTATAGACGGTAGTCAAGACAGTCAAGAGGACTTTCTTCAGACAGATATTACTGAAATGAATGTCCAGAATGAAAACTGTGAGCACAGCACTACGAGCAGTGATGTGAACCAAAGTGATAAGCTGTCTAAGGAGGCAGAGGATCTGGGAAACATTTTGTCAGAGTCGTTGCATATGTCTAGCAAAACAGACTCTGAAAACGTAGTAGCTGCTGAGGAGACGAACACAAACCAACATGAAGATGTCAGTGATGATGACTTCTGAGCTGTGCTGTACTCAGGGATTGAATGCGGTTTTTATATTCGGTTCTCAGATGATGTTGTTTCAGACTGAACTAACAAAGGGTATTCTTGAAGATTTGTGAAAGTCATTTAGCACTGGTTATGTCTTACCAGGCACATTAAGAAGgtgtttcatttgtgttttaatctttttaatgatttgttttcttttaaagttcaatgaaaatgttcctgtttttgaGAAATCTTTAAACTGGGGTTGTACTTGACCATAACTGTAGTTAAGATATTATcagtgttatttttaaaaaataatatgcGGATTTCTGAAGCTTAGATGTGTGAAATAAatagtttcacaaaaaaaaaaactttttatgtgAAAACTTAGAAATGGTATCTGCCAGAAAAAGCCCCGTTAGTTTATTTGCATTGCCCACTCATGCGTAAGCCCATGTGCAGCTGTAGCATGTGCACTTGTTTTAACTATGTATTAATAAAATGCAACAGGCTATACGTTTGTTAAGTTTGcctttttatgcttttgatATGTAGCTTTTATGAGCGTCACCAGAAAGTGTCTTCTGTTTGCAATAAACTGTTTCTTCTTGAGTTTTGCAAGTTTTCGTCTGTGTCTTAAAACGCTCGTATAACCCGAAGAGTTAATAATCGCGTCTTGGGAAATttagcaaacaaataaaactttggaCAGCATCATGTGTGTGATTAAAGTCACTGGGTGAACTGCGAGTCTATGCAAAAGGTAAACAAACATGTCCGCGGACAGCAGTTCGTGACAGCTGTCCCGTTTCTGGCATTTTCACCGCTCAGCATTCCAGCTGTCTGATGTCATGCCACTGAAAACCCCCGCATATTCCTCCGCCGCTAAGGGACTACAACAAATTTGAataagttttcaaataaaatattaacaccCACATAGGTTGTGTGTATTCAGAGTGGACTGCTAgtgttttttccactttagTTCGAAATGTAGGTGGGCACTAAAGCGTATGTACTAAATATACAGCAGCGCGGAGGAAGACAGAGTCCACTTGTTGCTCTTCCAATCCCAGGAAGCGACACACGCTTGGAACTTTAGCGAACTGTTGGCCCAAGAGAGGCATGGAGTTGCTGCGTTAGTTCAGGTCTACGGACTAACTACAGTCTAGTAAAAGTCTCACTCAAAATCAAAAAAGTATCCGAAGAGTTGTTCTCAGCAGGGATCGATGACGAAATCTTTAAGGAGCTGATATAATTTGGACTTTTAAATTGCATCTCTTGGCTAACGGTAAAGTTAacaccttttttctttccaaaatatttACCGGCGACGTCAGCCTCCCGAGGGTGCAGTCTATTTGCTGGAACAGAAGTTAGCTGGCTAGCTAGCAAGAGTTGGCTGGTAAATTGAATGACTTTGAAATATAGCAAGGGAAAATGGGGATTAGTTATAGAAGACGCCACATTATTTGTCCAGCTAATTTGAATATAGTTTGAATTATTTAATAGAATGTGAGATTGAATCTGCGTGGAGTTAATGAAAAggcactgtttttgttttggtgtgtttttcgAATCACAGGTTCTAGCTGTAGGACAAGGCTATTTCCCGGGAGGGGATTATCCAAGCAAAAGCCTGAAAAATGATAAACGTAGGTCAGGCGgtggaattaaaatatttgtgcaactgtatgttttttcttccaaatgagcattaaaacagctaaaaactgaatgaatgagagattaaaaaaaaatcacgtcAACAAGGTTTGTAAAGTAGAAAATGCAGCTCTGAAGATGACGTAAAACTGTGTTTGTCTGGATTATGACACCAGAAGAAATGACTTCTCCCACAAGTATCATACATTTTAAGATGAATCACTCTTCCTCACCTCTTACCTCTGGTTTTTAGgagtctgcagctgcagctccggGACCGCATCTGGCTCGTTTAgcagttttctgtgttttcatgaaAGATCTACATAATTTTGTACTTCAGAATGACATTagtattgaaatattttcttttttttttccatgtttaaaaagcaaactgtATTTTCCCTCCCTTCAGTTTCCACAAATATGACATGTtcagtttaagaaaaaatagtttattCTCAATCTTAAACATTGGCTGAGTGTATATTTCTTTGATTGAACAATAAAACgtttatatttacagaaaacGTTATTTGTATGAAGGGTTATGCATGTTTTATAGCTCTAGACTAATTTATTAGAAGCAAGGAAGAAGTTACTTTGTACTGTAAAGATTGCTGACCCATGAGAAGAGCTAGCACCATTTTTTCTGTGGGTGGAGGAAAGAAAAGCATGTTGTTGCCTAGATATTTAAGTGACACACTGGGAAAACAcagatgtaaatattttcaggtaacatattttattttactttattttttcttgaccaatttctatttttaaagtgttctGATAAGTTTGATAACACTGTTAATTTTTGGAAATGAAtatgaaaatgtagcaaaaataaaagatttctcaGTTTCACTAGCACGCACAGTTTAATGCATAGCaatattttgtttgatgttatttccatttttgctcaaataaaaataaatgaatgctgtaagattttttttattaaaatatattttcacaaaatcaagaaaacactgaaatgtctACCTTAATTTGTTCTAATGCAttacatttgcaaaaaataatttagcgGGTATACAAAATTTTTGACCAGTTTAGAGTTAGGAAAACATGCTACTGCTATGACAGTGATTGAAAATTAGTCTCATTTTCTTCATTACTCTCTCTTCCATTGTGTTTCTATCCCTCATATTTTTTGTGTACTGggaatacat from Xiphophorus hellerii strain 12219 chromosome 19, Xiphophorus_hellerii-4.1, whole genome shotgun sequence encodes:
- the spata7 gene encoding spermatogenesis-associated protein 7 isoform X1, whose product is MGYLELNVSMESRTGSVSSGLEGSSGVRRQKIKNIPFCPQSSSKAAQSIVKDHMLSHYKKIYSAKATIDTSAPKSLMQSVKYNDQIRKQQQKKDDRPSSAFSSSAFSSSHRNSRTSCFSAQYGENPYHFSRSSIVASTPRLNSSVNAKDIVYPSCSVNSHYARPSSERRYRSPDTTFQRKQSTCSLVASRDQGCYNTFQDPVKKTYSGDLLEKHSQHFTQEKPFTPKTLKSDKSSYLSRYRYYRGPQIKSSQDDSNSKLLRGETVGQSSDHKEYTEKPDGPSQEYSTEHEWSEDEVTGSYLPPLQHEHKMKSRDNSFFDSSSRFSPEVGKSPIRSRILAEEEELLYLEFISSVTEDILSRGHISDRMLNRVMNRHIEMNLHRLDEGKMRHLLEVLSNEFEEPFDISTSTKVPLKHGKALLDSVFSHFKFGPKPVETKEDDDVITHALQINHPDLSDYDDLSWVSTRPCSPVRTASSTKTRAEDEKKENDEEGVGLKFCSGDLIDGSQDSQEDFLQTDITEMNVQNENCEHSTTSSDVNQSDKLSKEAEDLGNILSESLHMSSKTDSENVVAAEETNTNQHEDVSDDDF
- the spata7 gene encoding spermatogenesis-associated protein 7 homolog isoform X2, translated to MLSHYKKIYSAKATIDTSAPKSLMQSVKYNDQIRKQQQKKDDRPSSAFSSSAFSSSHRNSRTSCFSAQYGENPYHFSRSSIVASTPRLNSSVNAKDIVYPSCSVNSHYARPSSERRYRSPDTTFQRKQSTCSLVASRDQGCYNTFQDPVKKTYSGDLLEKHSQHFTQEKPFTPKTLKSDKSSYLSRYRYYRGPQIKSSQDDSNSKLLRGETVGQSSDHKEYTEKPDGPSQEYSTEHEWSEDEVTGSYLPPLQHEHKMKSRDNSFFDSSSRFSPEVGKSPIRSRILAEEEELLYLEFISSVTEDILSRGHISDRMLNRVMNRHIEMNLHRLDEGKMRHLLEVLSNEFEEPFDISTSTKVPLKHGKALLDSVFSHFKFGPKPVETKEDDDVITHALQINHPDLSDYDDLSWVSTRPCSPVRTASSTKTRAEDEKKENDEEGVGLKFCSGDLIDGSQDSQEDFLQTDITEMNVQNENCEHSTTSSDVNQSDKLSKEAEDLGNILSESLHMSSKTDSENVVAAEETNTNQHEDVSDDDF